The Pseudomonadota bacterium genomic interval CGCTTGCCGCTCATCGCCCACCCGATCCGCATATCAGACCCTCTGCTCTCCCCGCAACCCTGCAAAGAGCGAAGCCCACTTGATCCCCGGCGCCGCGCGGGACACACTTCTCATGCGGAGGATTCACAAGGAGGGCGAGATGACCGAAGGCCAGCCTCTTTATACGGCCCACAACATCTGGTACGAGCGCGCCGACCGCGTGTTCGCGATCAACTACAAGAAGGGGATCATCATCCCGGCGGGCTCGCCCGCGATACTCGACCCCCGCGGGGTCCGCCGCGGGGATTCCGAGATCCGCTTCTCGGTCCCGGCCGCCGGCGTCAGCGTGACGATGCACCTCCAGCCCAAGTTCGCACCCGGCGTGTCGATCGAGGCGCTCCGCGATCGCACGCTCACGCCCAAGCCGTGGGAGCAGATCATCGAGGGGCTCGACGCGAAGGAGATCGAGTGCATCCGCAACGCCGTGGTCCAGCCCGGGGTCTCGAAGCGCGCCGTGCTCGCGGCGTACGGCTACCCGCCCGAGCACGTCACGCCGACGCTGGAGAAGGGCGTCTGGACCTACTGGATCAACAGGTTCATCAAGAAGGAGCTGGTCTTCGGCGCGGACGGAAGGACCACGACCGCGTTGCCGTAGCAGGGGCGACGCATCAGTAGTCGCCCGCCTTGCCCGAGTCGTGGAAGCCCGCCGGCTCCTCCGCCTTCGACAGGTTGTCGAACCGCGTGTACAGCCCGCTGAACAGGAGCCGGACGATGCCGGTCGGGCCGGAGCGCTGCTTGCCGACGATGATCTCGGCGACGCCCTTGTCCTGCGTGTTGGGGTTGTACCACTCGTCGCGGTAGACGAACACGATCAGGTCCGCGTCCTGCTCGATCGCGCCCGACTCGCGGAGATCGGACATCATCGGCCGCTTGTCGGGGCGGCTCTCGAGGCTGCGGTTGAGCTGCGACAGGGCGACGATCGGCACGCGCAGCTCCTTGGCGAGCCCCTTGAGCGAGCGCGAGATCTCCGAGATCTCCTGCTCCCGGTTGTCCTTGCGCCTGCCGCCGGCCTGCATGAGCTGCAGGTAGTCGACGACGATCAGGCCGAGCCCCTTCTCCGCCATGAGCCGCCGCGACTTGGCGCGGATCTCGATGGGCGTCATGGGCGCGTTGTCGTCGAGGTACACCGGGACCTGGTGCAGCACGCCGGCGGTGTTCGTGAGGCGGCGCCAGTCCGACTGGTCGAGGCGGCTCGGCGCGCGCATCTTCGACGCGTCGACCCGGCCCTCGGACGACAGCATGCGGCGCACGAGCTGCTCCTTGGACATCTCGAGCGAGAACACGAGCGTCGGCACGCCGGTCTCCTTGGCCGCGTTGAACGCCATGTTCAGCGCGAGCGCGGTCTTGCCCATCGAGGGCCGCCCGGCCACGATCACGAGGTCCCCCGCCTGGAACCCGGCGGTCAGCCGGTCGAGCTCCGCGAACCCGCTCGGCATCCCGGTGACCTCGCCCTTGCGCCCGGCGGCGAGCTCCATGTCCTCGAACGTCTTCTTGAGCACCCGCGAGATGTGCGTGTAGCTCTCGCCGATCCGCGCCTGCGACGCCTGGAACACGAGCTTCTCGGCGCCGTCGAGGAACTCGTCCGCGTCGTCCTGGTCGCCGAACCCCTCGGCCACCACCTGCTGCGCCGCGTAGATCATCCGGCGCACGGACGCCTTGGCGCGCACGATGCGGGCGTAGTGCTCGATGTTCGCGACCGTGGCGACGCGCTCCGTCAGCCCCTCCAGGGCGAGCGTCCCGCCGATCTTCTCGAGATCGCCCTGCTTGATGAGCTGGTTGCCGAGCGTGACGTGGTCGACGGGCAGCCCCTTGCCGGAAAGCTCCTGGATCGCGGCGTAGATGCGCCGGTGCGCCTCGACGTAGAAGTCCTCGGGCTGGAGGATGTTCTGGATGAGGAAGAGCGCCTGGTTGTTCAGGAGGACGCAGCCGAGCACGGCCTCCTCGGCTTCCTTGTTGTAGGGCGGCACGCGGCCCTCTGACATCTGGGGCTCGGCCGCGCGTTTGGTCTTGTCGTCGCCGGGTCGGTCCATGCCGCCCCCGATCTTCTATTCCTTGACCACCCAGACCTTGAGATCCGCCATCACG includes:
- the dnaB gene encoding replicative DNA helicase, coding for MDRPGDDKTKRAAEPQMSEGRVPPYNKEAEEAVLGCVLLNNQALFLIQNILQPEDFYVEAHRRIYAAIQELSGKGLPVDHVTLGNQLIKQGDLEKIGGTLALEGLTERVATVANIEHYARIVRAKASVRRMIYAAQQVVAEGFGDQDDADEFLDGAEKLVFQASQARIGESYTHISRVLKKTFEDMELAAGRKGEVTGMPSGFAELDRLTAGFQAGDLVIVAGRPSMGKTALALNMAFNAAKETGVPTLVFSLEMSKEQLVRRMLSSEGRVDASKMRAPSRLDQSDWRRLTNTAGVLHQVPVYLDDNAPMTPIEIRAKSRRLMAEKGLGLIVVDYLQLMQAGGRRKDNREQEISEISRSLKGLAKELRVPIVALSQLNRSLESRPDKRPMMSDLRESGAIEQDADLIVFVYRDEWYNPNTQDKGVAEIIVGKQRSGPTGIVRLLFSGLYTRFDNLSKAEEPAGFHDSGKAGDY